From the genome of Streptacidiphilus rugosus AM-16, one region includes:
- a CDS encoding response regulator produces the protein MTGDTSGERPATGTIKVFLLDDHEVVRRGVHDLLEAEPGLEVVGEAANCAQALARVPALRPDVAVLDVRLPDGDGVTVCRELRSQLPELACLMLTSFDDEDALLDAIMAGASGYVLKQISGTDLISAVRTVGSGQSMLDPGAATRLMARLRGQATQAPQQPDVLAELTDRERDILALIGEGLTNREIGQRLYLAEKTVKNHISRMLAKLGVERRVQAAVIASQAAEHAAGSGSTGDSSGSARTSRR, from the coding sequence ATGACTGGCGACACCTCCGGCGAGCGGCCCGCCACCGGCACGATCAAGGTCTTCCTGCTGGACGACCACGAGGTCGTCCGTCGCGGCGTGCACGACCTGCTGGAGGCCGAACCCGGCCTGGAGGTCGTCGGGGAGGCCGCGAACTGCGCCCAGGCGCTGGCCAGGGTCCCGGCGCTGCGCCCCGACGTCGCGGTGCTGGACGTACGCCTGCCGGACGGTGACGGCGTCACCGTCTGCCGGGAACTGCGCTCGCAGTTGCCCGAGCTGGCCTGCCTGATGCTGACCTCCTTCGACGACGAGGACGCGTTGCTGGACGCGATCATGGCCGGGGCCTCCGGCTACGTCCTCAAGCAGATCAGCGGCACCGATCTGATCTCCGCGGTGCGCACGGTCGGCTCCGGGCAGTCGATGCTGGACCCGGGTGCGGCCACCCGGCTCATGGCGCGCCTGCGCGGGCAGGCCACGCAGGCGCCCCAGCAGCCGGACGTCCTGGCCGAACTGACCGACCGTGAGCGCGACATCCTGGCCCTGATCGGCGAGGGTCTGACCAACCGGGAGATCGGCCAGCGGCTGTACCTCGCCGAGAAGACCGTCAAGAACCACATCTCCCGCATGCTGGCCAAGCTCGGCGTGGAGCGGCGGGTCCAGGCCGCCGTGATCGCCTCCCAGGCGGCCGAGCACGCCGCCGGTTCGGGAAGCACCGGCGATTCGTCCGGCTCGGCGCGGACCAGCAGGCGCTGA
- a CDS encoding pyridoxamine 5'-phosphate oxidase family protein yields the protein MTTLPAQHLDRADALDLLATARTGRVIYTVAAMPAVWPSFFQVAPDGGVLLRTPAGSEPARAVGGTLVAFEADRLDDDGGGWCVTLLGRAVVSAGDGATGAVEIHILPEAVHGRLFPALADG from the coding sequence ATGACCACCCTCCCGGCACAGCATCTCGACCGCGCCGACGCGCTGGACCTGCTGGCCACCGCGCGGACCGGGCGCGTCATCTACACGGTCGCCGCCATGCCCGCCGTCTGGCCGTCCTTCTTCCAGGTCGCCCCGGACGGCGGCGTCCTGCTGCGCACGCCGGCCGGCTCCGAACCGGCCCGGGCCGTCGGCGGCACTCTTGTCGCCTTCGAGGCGGACCGACTCGACGACGACGGTGGGGGCTGGTGCGTGACGCTTCTCGGCCGCGCGGTGGTCAGCGCCGGGGACGGCGCAACCGGCGCGGTGGAGATCCACATCCTGCCCGAGGCCGTCCACGGCCGCCTGTTCCCCGCGCTCGCCGACGGCTGA
- a CDS encoding flavodoxin domain-containing protein: MTADGAPSPRRRVLVAYAGRSGATAEIAQWLAERLRGQEEHFDVTVAEVSDTLDPRGYEVLILGSALYEGRWLRSASRFARRHRHDLADAWVWTFSSGPLDDSATAGEVVITHSADRAARRLLARDHVTFGGRLAPDSRGWLAHTLVEGGRGGDFRDRAQIDAYADQIAGELSMLPRHRHSAA; this comes from the coding sequence ATGACCGCCGACGGCGCTCCGTCGCCCCGACGCCGCGTCCTGGTGGCCTACGCCGGCCGCAGCGGTGCCACGGCCGAGATCGCCCAGTGGCTGGCCGAACGGCTGCGCGGCCAGGAGGAGCACTTCGACGTCACCGTCGCCGAGGTCTCCGACACGCTGGACCCTCGCGGCTACGAGGTGCTGATCCTCGGCTCCGCCCTGTACGAGGGCCGCTGGCTGCGTTCGGCCTCCCGCTTCGCGCGCCGGCACCGCCACGACCTGGCCGACGCCTGGGTGTGGACCTTCAGCAGCGGCCCACTGGACGACTCGGCGACCGCGGGCGAGGTGGTCATCACCCACAGCGCCGACCGCGCCGCCCGCCGTCTCCTGGCCCGCGACCACGTCACCTTCGGCGGCCGCCTGGCCCCGGACTCCCGTGGCTGGCTCGCCCACACCCTCGTCGAGGGCGGCCGTGGGGGCGACTTCCGCGACCGTGCGCAGATCGACGCCTACGCGGACCAGATCGCCGGGGAGCTCTCGATGCTGCCCCGGCACCGTCACAGCGCCGCGTGA
- a CDS encoding CBS domain-containing protein has translation MTRTVQDSRRLSRTSIPRHRLVGELMTRRVFAIEPDADFTAALAALRETGHEDLPVVDRQGRPMGMVCAPDLLAKLAATALPEPSVFETRRTRDIRHRAAAVSVAELMTTPVRSVAEHDTAADAALLALRHRIHQLPVVDDHHRLVGLVTLNDLLDALRRTDQEIEAEVRLVALGYEFGVKAATLHVTCQRGRVLLDARTSLRSQAERLLARIRTVEGVVDLAETLRWETDDSLPAALTTAAHKEAAR, from the coding sequence ATGACCAGGACCGTGCAGGACAGCAGGCGGCTGTCGCGGACGTCCATTCCCCGGCACCGCCTGGTCGGGGAGCTGATGACCCGCCGGGTCTTCGCGATCGAACCCGACGCCGACTTCACCGCCGCCCTCGCGGCGCTGCGCGAGACCGGCCACGAGGACCTGCCCGTCGTCGACCGGCAGGGCCGGCCCATGGGCATGGTGTGCGCGCCGGACCTGCTGGCCAAGCTCGCCGCGACGGCGCTGCCCGAGCCCTCCGTCTTCGAGACGCGCCGCACCCGGGACATCCGCCACCGCGCCGCCGCCGTCTCGGTCGCCGAGCTGATGACCACCCCGGTCCGCAGCGTCGCCGAGCACGACACCGCCGCCGACGCGGCCCTCCTCGCGCTGCGCCACCGGATCCACCAACTGCCGGTCGTCGACGACCACCACCGGCTGGTCGGTCTGGTGACCCTGAACGACCTGCTCGACGCGCTGCGCCGGACCGACCAGGAGATCGAGGCCGAAGTGCGACTCGTCGCCCTCGGCTACGAGTTCGGCGTCAAGGCCGCGACCCTGCACGTCACCTGTCAGCGCGGCCGGGTCCTGCTCGACGCCCGCACCTCGCTGCGCAGCCAGGCGGAGCGTCTGCTCGCCCGGATCCGCACGGTCGAGGGCGTGGTCGACCTCGCCGAGACCCTGCGCTGGGAGACCGACGACTCGCTCCCCGCCGCCCTGACGACCGCCGCCCACAAGGAGGCCGCACGATGA
- a CDS encoding MBL fold metallo-hydrolase RNA specificity domain-containing protein: MTGGLSDDPAVPAPHPRPGLLTFLGGVGTVTGSKFMVETDHARVLVDCGLFQGQKELRRRNWRPLPLDPRDVESVVVTHAHLDHTGYLPRLVREGFRGPVYCTPDTARLAELILRDSAHLMEEEALHANREGWSKHRPAEPLYTLKDAEEVLARFSPVEIGLDTEIAEGTVLRLHHAGHILGSSWAHLTLEDGGTVAFSGDLGRQVHPLLLPPEPFSGADVLLVESTYGNRHHDDAISRDVFAAALTRTLARGGSVLIPSFAVDRTEVVLHQLAELRRTGVLPAAVPVYVDSPMALRALRVYQDAFDRRSPQLRPELLADPGAALDPAPFTAARTPQESAEIQHSAVPSIIVSASGMATGGRVVHHLRRMLPDPRNTVLVVGFAAQGTRARDLVEGARSLKMFGTYVPVRAEVVDVPGFSAHADSEEILTWLRGAPQPPKALYVVHGEPEGSERLRDRIEHELGWNAVVPSSGERVLVR; this comes from the coding sequence ATGACCGGTGGACTCAGCGACGACCCGGCCGTCCCCGCCCCGCACCCGCGACCGGGTCTTCTGACCTTCCTCGGCGGCGTCGGCACCGTGACCGGCAGCAAGTTCATGGTCGAGACCGACCACGCCAGGGTGCTCGTGGACTGCGGGCTGTTCCAGGGGCAGAAGGAGCTGCGGCGCCGCAACTGGCGGCCCCTGCCGCTCGACCCGCGCGACGTCGAGTCCGTCGTCGTCACCCACGCGCACCTGGACCACACCGGCTACCTGCCCCGCCTGGTGCGCGAGGGCTTCCGCGGCCCGGTCTACTGCACCCCCGACACCGCCCGCCTGGCCGAGCTGATCCTGCGCGACAGCGCCCACCTGATGGAGGAGGAGGCGCTGCACGCCAACCGGGAGGGGTGGTCCAAGCACCGCCCCGCCGAGCCGCTCTACACCCTGAAGGACGCCGAGGAGGTGCTGGCCCGGTTCAGCCCGGTCGAGATCGGGCTGGACACCGAGATCGCCGAGGGCACCGTGCTGCGACTGCACCACGCCGGTCACATCCTCGGCTCCAGCTGGGCCCACCTGACCCTGGAGGACGGCGGTACCGTCGCCTTCAGCGGCGACCTCGGCCGCCAGGTCCACCCGCTGCTGCTGCCTCCGGAGCCGTTCTCCGGCGCGGACGTGCTGCTGGTCGAGTCGACCTACGGCAACCGGCATCACGACGACGCGATCTCGCGCGACGTCTTCGCCGCGGCCCTCACCCGCACCCTCGCCCGCGGCGGCAGCGTGCTGATCCCCTCCTTCGCGGTGGACCGCACCGAGGTCGTGCTGCACCAGCTGGCGGAGCTGCGCCGCACCGGCGTGCTGCCGGCCGCCGTCCCGGTCTACGTGGACAGCCCGATGGCACTTCGGGCGCTGCGCGTCTACCAGGACGCCTTCGACCGCCGCTCGCCGCAGCTGCGGCCCGAGCTGCTCGCCGACCCCGGCGCGGCGCTGGACCCCGCGCCGTTCACGGCCGCCCGCACACCGCAGGAGTCGGCGGAGATCCAGCACAGCGCCGTGCCGAGCATCATCGTCTCCGCCTCCGGCATGGCCACCGGCGGCCGCGTCGTGCACCACCTGCGCCGGATGCTCCCCGACCCGCGCAACACCGTCCTGGTCGTCGGCTTCGCCGCGCAGGGCACCCGGGCCCGCGACCTGGTCGAGGGCGCGCGCTCGCTGAAGATGTTCGGCACCTACGTTCCGGTCCGCGCCGAGGTGGTGGACGTGCCGGGCTTCTCCGCGCACGCCGACTCCGAGGAGATCCTCACCTGGCTCCGGGGCGCGCCGCAGCCGCCGAAGGCCCTCTACGTCGTCCACGGCGAGCCCGAGGGCTCCGAGCGGCTCCGGGACCGGATCGAGCACGAGCTCGGTTGGAACGCGGTCGTGCCGAGTTCCGGCGAACGGGTGCTCGTGCGCTGA
- a CDS encoding Rv1733c family protein: MPAPAAAPRPSAPSPRRSRFALARARHRSALRRPTDRWRSAVVELQVLAVVAAAVLCALLGMSAYQQGRAHALEQAQHLRPVQARIVGQPYAVGVGGEMAKVSWSAADGRTVQGSATVPSSGQVGDQARIWLDAGGNPTTGPATTENTVSTAILTGTLALIGAGVVIASAGAFVRLRLNHMDETAWTREWQVYEPLWSRRR; the protein is encoded by the coding sequence ATGCCAGCGCCCGCAGCAGCACCCCGTCCTTCCGCCCCGTCCCCCCGACGATCCCGCTTCGCCCTGGCGCGCGCCCGGCACCGCAGCGCTCTTCGACGCCCGACCGACCGATGGCGGTCCGCCGTGGTGGAACTGCAGGTACTGGCCGTGGTCGCCGCGGCGGTGCTGTGCGCACTGCTAGGGATGTCCGCCTACCAGCAGGGCCGCGCGCACGCCCTGGAGCAGGCGCAGCACCTGCGGCCGGTCCAGGCCAGGATCGTGGGGCAGCCGTACGCGGTCGGCGTCGGCGGCGAGATGGCCAAGGTCAGCTGGAGCGCCGCCGACGGCCGCACGGTCCAGGGCAGTGCGACGGTGCCCTCCTCGGGCCAGGTCGGTGACCAGGCCAGGATCTGGCTCGACGCGGGCGGCAACCCCACGACGGGGCCGGCGACGACGGAGAACACGGTCAGCACCGCCATCCTGACCGGCACACTGGCGCTGATCGGCGCCGGTGTCGTGATCGCTTCGGCCGGCGCCTTCGTGCGGCTGCGTCTGAACCACATGGACGAGACGGCGTGGACCCGGGAGTGGCAGGTCTACGAGCCGCTCTGGAGCCGCCGTCGCTGA
- a CDS encoding phosphoketolase family protein: MSAPLTDAELAELDAHWRAANYLAVGQIYLMDNPLLREPLRPEHVKPRLLGHWGTSPGLNLVHTHLNRAIRARDLDALCVWGPGHGGPAVLACSWLDGSYTEHYPGVTRDADGMARLFRQFSFPGGVPSHVAPETPGSIHEGGELGYALAHAYGAAFDNPDLVVACVVGDGEAETGPLAASWHSDKFLDPVHDGAVLPILHLNGYKIANPTVLSRLPEPELDALLRGYGHSPIHVSGHDPAAVHRALAAALDTALDAIAAAQHSARVDGATERPRWPMIVLRTPKGWTGPAEVDGVPVEGTWRAHQVPLDQVRENPEHLRQLEAWLRSYRPEELFDPEGRPTSPVLAQIPVGARRLGANPHANGGLLRRDLPLRDLERFAVPVDKPGATLHEPTRVLGEFVAQIMADTAQRRDFRLVGPDETASNRLQAVYRATGKAWQAEVLPVDEHLARDGRVMEVLSEHLCQGWLEGYLLTGRHGLFSCYEAFVHIVDSMVNQHIKWLRTTRTIPWRAPIASLNYLLTSHVWRQDHNGFSHQDPGFVDHVMNKSPEAVRVYFPPDANTLLCVAEHVLRSRDYVNVVVAGKQPCFDWLGLEEARTHCARGLGIWEWAGTERGDREPDVVLACAGDVPTQEVLAAAQLLRGELPDLAVRVVNVVDLARLMPAGEHPHGLTDAEFDAVFTRDKPVIFGYHGYPWLIHRLAYRRAVHPQLHVRGYKESGTTTTPFDMVVRNDLDRFRLVMDVVDRVPGLSARAAAVRQRMADARARHDAWIRVHGTDLPEVADWTWTG, encoded by the coding sequence ATGAGCGCACCGCTGACCGACGCCGAACTCGCCGAGCTCGACGCGCACTGGCGTGCCGCGAACTACCTGGCCGTCGGGCAGATCTACCTGATGGACAACCCACTCCTGCGTGAACCGCTCCGCCCCGAGCACGTCAAGCCGCGCCTACTGGGCCACTGGGGCACCTCCCCCGGCCTCAACCTGGTGCACACGCACCTGAACCGGGCGATCCGCGCCCGTGACCTGGACGCGCTGTGCGTGTGGGGCCCCGGCCACGGCGGACCGGCCGTGCTGGCCTGCTCCTGGCTGGACGGCAGCTACACCGAGCACTATCCGGGCGTCACCCGCGACGCGGACGGGATGGCGCGGCTGTTCCGCCAGTTCTCCTTCCCCGGCGGGGTGCCCTCGCACGTCGCGCCGGAGACGCCCGGTTCGATCCACGAGGGCGGCGAGCTCGGGTACGCGCTCGCCCATGCCTACGGCGCCGCGTTCGACAACCCGGACCTGGTCGTCGCTTGTGTCGTCGGCGACGGCGAGGCCGAGACCGGGCCGCTGGCCGCGTCCTGGCACAGCGACAAGTTCCTCGACCCGGTCCACGACGGCGCGGTGCTGCCGATCCTGCACCTGAACGGCTACAAGATCGCCAACCCGACCGTCCTGTCCCGCCTTCCCGAGCCGGAACTGGACGCGCTGCTGCGTGGGTACGGCCACTCGCCGATCCACGTCAGCGGCCACGATCCTGCCGCCGTCCACCGCGCCCTCGCCGCGGCACTCGACACCGCGTTGGACGCGATCGCCGCGGCGCAGCACTCCGCCCGCGTCGACGGCGCGACGGAGCGTCCTCGCTGGCCGATGATCGTGCTGCGGACGCCCAAGGGCTGGACCGGCCCCGCCGAGGTGGACGGCGTGCCGGTGGAGGGCACCTGGCGCGCCCACCAGGTCCCGCTCGACCAGGTCCGCGAGAACCCGGAGCACCTCCGGCAGTTGGAGGCCTGGCTGCGCTCCTACCGCCCCGAGGAGCTGTTCGACCCCGAGGGCCGCCCCACCTCGCCCGTGCTCGCCCAGATCCCCGTCGGCGCCCGGCGCCTCGGTGCGAACCCGCACGCCAACGGCGGTCTGCTCCGCCGTGACCTGCCGCTGCGCGACCTGGAGCGCTTCGCCGTCCCGGTCGACAAGCCCGGCGCGACCCTGCACGAACCCACGCGCGTGCTGGGCGAGTTCGTCGCGCAGATCATGGCCGACACCGCGCAGCGCCGCGACTTCCGCCTGGTGGGACCGGACGAGACCGCCTCCAACCGGCTCCAGGCCGTCTACCGGGCCACGGGAAAGGCCTGGCAGGCGGAGGTCCTCCCGGTGGACGAACACCTCGCCCGTGACGGCCGGGTCATGGAGGTCCTCTCCGAGCACCTGTGCCAGGGCTGGCTGGAGGGCTACCTGCTGACCGGCCGGCACGGTCTGTTCTCCTGCTACGAGGCCTTCGTGCACATCGTCGACTCGATGGTGAACCAGCACATCAAGTGGCTCCGCACCACCCGGACCATCCCCTGGCGGGCGCCGATCGCCTCGCTGAACTACCTGCTCACCTCGCACGTGTGGCGCCAGGACCACAACGGCTTCTCGCACCAGGACCCCGGCTTCGTCGACCACGTGATGAACAAGAGCCCCGAGGCGGTCCGGGTGTACTTCCCCCCGGACGCCAACACCCTGCTCTGCGTGGCCGAGCACGTGCTGCGCAGCCGCGACTACGTCAACGTCGTGGTCGCGGGGAAGCAGCCGTGCTTCGACTGGCTGGGGCTGGAGGAGGCCCGCACCCACTGCGCGAGGGGGCTGGGCATCTGGGAGTGGGCGGGAACCGAGCGCGGTGACCGTGAGCCGGACGTGGTGCTGGCCTGCGCGGGCGACGTCCCGACGCAGGAGGTGCTGGCCGCGGCGCAGTTGCTTCGTGGAGAGCTGCCGGACCTGGCGGTCCGCGTGGTGAACGTGGTCGACCTGGCGCGGCTGATGCCGGCCGGGGAGCACCCGCACGGGCTGACGGACGCGGAGTTCGATGCCGTGTTCACCCGGGACAAGCCGGTGATCTTCGGGTACCACGGCTACCCCTGGCTGATCCACCGCCTCGCCTACCGTCGGGCCGTGCATCCGCAGTTGCACGTGCGTGGCTACAAGGAGTCCGGGACCACCACGACCCCGTTCGACATGGTGGTCCGCAACGACCTGGACCGCTTCCGCCTGGTCATGGACGTCGTCGACCGGGTGCCCGGCCTGTCGGCCCGCGCCGCCGCCGTCCGCCAGCGGATGGCGGACGCCCGCGCCCGCCACGACGCGTGGATCCGCGTCCACGGCACCGACCTGCCCGAGGTGGCCGACTGGACCTGGACCGGATGA
- a CDS encoding Acg family FMN-binding oxidoreductase has translation MTTTTTPTLDAAVLEELVSAAVAAPSMHNTQPWRFRLQPRTHTIEIRAALDRELPAEDPEGRGLHVSVGAAAFNLRLAVAHRGWEPVVRLLPDPHEPQLLASVRLAGRVPSAPDTVAPDLYEQIWRRHSSRQPFSGRPVPGALRSELCEAAHAEGALLHLPGVDESRRLMALTREAEVRTLTDQARRDESRRWIRARAETDFGIPPEALGPHDAAGHLPMRDFSGLRPPTLLPSQPFEPHPQLAVLATAHDRRADWLRAGLALQHVLLLATRAKVRSSLLHQAIEWPDLRWMLRDPGNGPEHVQMLIRLGYGPEGAASPRANAADALD, from the coding sequence ATGACCACCACGACGACCCCCACGCTCGACGCCGCAGTCCTGGAGGAGCTGGTCTCCGCCGCCGTCGCCGCGCCGTCCATGCACAACACCCAGCCGTGGCGCTTCCGCCTGCAGCCGCGCACGCACACCATCGAGATCCGTGCCGCGCTGGACCGTGAGCTGCCGGCCGAGGACCCGGAAGGGCGCGGGCTGCACGTCTCCGTCGGCGCGGCCGCGTTCAACCTGCGGCTGGCGGTGGCGCACCGGGGCTGGGAACCCGTCGTGCGGTTGCTGCCCGACCCGCACGAACCGCAGCTGCTCGCCTCCGTCCGGCTCGCGGGCCGCGTGCCGAGCGCGCCGGACACCGTGGCACCCGATCTGTACGAGCAGATCTGGCGGCGTCACTCCAGCCGCCAGCCCTTCTCGGGCAGACCGGTCCCTGGAGCGCTGCGGTCGGAGCTCTGCGAGGCCGCCCACGCCGAGGGCGCCCTGCTCCACCTGCCGGGCGTCGACGAGTCCCGCCGCCTGATGGCGCTCACCCGCGAGGCGGAGGTCCGCACGCTGACCGACCAGGCCCGACGCGACGAGAGCCGCCGCTGGATCCGGGCGCGCGCCGAAACCGACTTCGGCATCCCGCCCGAGGCGCTGGGACCGCACGACGCGGCCGGGCACCTGCCGATGCGGGACTTCTCCGGTCTGCGGCCTCCCACGCTGCTGCCCTCCCAGCCGTTCGAGCCGCACCCCCAGCTGGCCGTCCTGGCCACCGCGCACGACCGGCGCGCCGACTGGCTGCGCGCGGGGCTCGCCCTGCAGCACGTTCTCCTGCTCGCCACCCGCGCGAAGGTGCGCAGCTCGCTGCTGCACCAGGCCATCGAATGGCCCGACCTGCGCTGGATGCTGCGCGACCCCGGCAACGGACCCGAGCACGTCCAGATGCTGATCCGGCTGGGCTACGGACCCGAAGGCGCGGCCAGCCCGCGGGCGAACGCCGCCGACGCCCTCGACTGA